In the Telopea speciosissima isolate NSW1024214 ecotype Mountain lineage chromosome 2, Tspe_v1, whole genome shotgun sequence genome, one interval contains:
- the LOC122651466 gene encoding uncharacterized protein LOC122651466, which produces MPQPYTRSQLSEKLRRLRKKFRIISTRISRGLDASLLAPHDRALFNLSNQLWHPSYASSSPFQSNKRKPSKVSVRVSFSPTPSPCLPPPPPPPPVQPSINDADITEEDTELNLENNLGSRHEEEPYLPVGEDGGGLGRFATKTIMDVFDRSLKEVRMTSSTPAESSKQGRAIDFEKRWREQRARN; this is translated from the exons ATGCCTCAACCCTACACCAGATCCCAGCTTTCTGAGAAGCTTCGTCGTCTTCGTAAGAAATTTCGCATTATCTCTACCCGAATTTCACGTGGGCTTGATGCTTCGCTTCTTGCTCCGCACGATCGTGCGCTCTTCAATCTTTCCAATCAATTATGGCATCCTTCATATGCCTCTTCATCTCCCTTTCAGTCTAACAAGCGGAAGCCCTCTAAGGTTAGTGTTAGGGTGAGTTTCTCTCCTACCCCTTCTCCTTGTcttcctccccctcctcctccaccaccagtTCAACCTAGCATCAACGATGCTGATATTACCGAGGAAGATACTGAATTGAATTTAGAGAACAATCTCGGCAGTAGACATGAAGAGGAGCCGTATTTGCCAGTCGGTGAAGATGGTGGTGGGCTTGGACGGTTCGCGACGAAAACCATTATGGATGTCTTTGATAGATCCCTCAAGGAGGTGAGAATGA CTTCGTCTACTCCAGCGGAATCGTCGAAACAGGGGAGGGCAATAGATTTTGAGAAGAGGTGGCGAGAGCAAAGAGCGCGGAACTAG